In Isosphaera pallida ATCC 43644, the sequence AGACGTTTGATGCCCGTTGAAAAGGAGGGGGTTGTGGCACGTTCGTCTTGGGCAACCGGAAGGGGAAGTCGGGGCGGTCCACAACGAACTCCCAAAAGGGTGAGCAACTCACACAAGTCGTCGGCCTCACGCACGTGAACGCGGATGGCGCGGCCTTGATCGACCAGTTCGGTGGGTGGAATCGGGTCAGCGGGGGAGGACGGTGTCATTGTCATGATGAATGGACTCTACAACACCATTGTGCGATCAAGATGCCGATGACGATCGAATCCTTGTTTTGGATGCGGTTCAATTGGGACGGGTGAGGTGATAAAGCAAGATGCCGGTGGCCACGGCCAGGTTGAGCGAGTCCGCGCCTGGACGCATGACAATGGTGGTCAGTTGGTCGGCGCGTTGAACCCAGCACGGTTCCAGACCATGCGCTTCGGATCCCAACAACAAGGCGACCCGATCCGGCCAGGTAATCCGATCGAAAGGAACCACCGTCGCGCCGGGTTTGAGCGCGGAGGGTCCCGCCGGCTCGCAAACCGCCGCCGCCAGAAGATGGTCGCCCAGACCCGCCAGGTAGTCCAGCGCAGCAGCCACGTTGCTGGCTTCGACCACTGGGAAGGCCAGGGAGGCTCCCATCGAAACGCGGGTCACTCGCCTAGAAAGAGGGTCGGGACATCCCGGACCCACGACCAGGCCCACGGCCCCCATCACATCCCCCAGACGAATCAACGCGCCCAGATTCTCCGGGTTGAACAGCGCGGGACAGACCAGCACGACCGATCGACCCGACCGCGCCGTCACCCTTTGGGAGGCGGCGAGCAGTTGGTTCAAGGTGGGGGCGTCGGCACGGATTCCACAGCCAAGCACTCCTTGATGGAAGTTGAAACCCACCAAATCTCTCAAACGCTCGCGGGAAAGGGTGAAGATGGTCAGTTCCTCCACCGGCAACCTCCGAGCGAGTTCCACTTGATCCTCCACGACCAACACCGTCTCCAAACGATGGGCGCTCCGCGCCAGACGCTCCACCAGCTTCCAACCCTCCACCACAAACC encodes:
- a CDS encoding TrmH family RNA methyltransferase translates to MTLWTWTALDDLDDPRLAVFRALKKQNVNRDGRRFVVEGWKLVERLARSAHRLETVLVVEDQVELARRLPVEELTIFTLSRERLRDLVGFNFHQGVLGCGIRADAPTLNQLLAASQRVTARSGRSVVLVCPALFNPENLGALIRLGDVMGAVGLVVGPGCPDPLSRRVTRVSMGASLAFPVVEASNVAAALDYLAGLGDHLLAAAVCEPAGPSALKPGATVVPFDRITWPDRVALLLGSEAHGLEPCWVQRADQLTTIVMRPGADSLNLAVATGILLYHLTRPN